tacctagtagctATGATcgtaaatatgtacctatgtccGCAAGCATCAAAGGCATTGCCTCACTGTATGTATTTAGCTACGCTGTGATAATAACTGAGTTATTTGGCTAAAATGATAGCCTTTTTCTTGGCAAAATTGGCCTGTAGATTCAACCAAACTCCTGATTTGTGAATTTGGCTAGAATGGTATGTGACTTTATCAAAATTAGTCTTTGCATATACCACAAAGTTGAGCTGATGTGACTTTAGCAAATTAGAAAACTGATCTGTGATTTTGGTAAAACTTTTCAAGCATGCACaccgcacagcctccgcgctaacccgtTGCAGAATAGCGCAGacgacgtgcgggtgtgcggggcgtcccccgcctcgtaccccgattgccatgtcgacctgtcgcgaactatgtATAGATTAAACTACTTTAGGTGCCGATTCGTGAATTTAACTAGTAAGGTCTGTGAGTGTAGCAAAATTAGACCACACAGCTGCGTTTGCAATACTCGTCAActctttttaaaattcaaaccgAGTAGGTAATTTACACCAAAATTGGAATagaattttaacataattatttttgaaaatgctcGTAATATCTTCTTACCCATAGCAAAAGGCACAgagtcataatgacaattgacTAGAATAGAAGTGCCAGTAGTTCCGTCACGATTAAATCCACTCTCCCCTTCCAATACCGCGATGATGTTTGAAAGGTTCTGATAGACATTCACGTGGGGTGAGACAGAGGCCAGCCAATAATCccctgtaaataaaaaatcgcTTTAGAAGCTGACAGCTCTATTgtaaattcttctaaaaaaccGAAATTCAAACACTGAGTATACTCTATAAGTATAAGGAAGTCGGTTaaacggacgaagtcgcgggcatcagctagttgatcgAAAAGTTACATCGAATTAGAATCGCGCGTcgactttttttagggttcagtacctcaaaagtaaaaacggatcccttataggatcactttgttgtctgtctgtctgtttttttttgtgccCGCTTTCTACCTTTTTCAATATGTCTGTCTTTCTAAAAATCATGCATAGTAGATGCTGCTTAGGTGTAAATAGATATGACATCATTTTATGATTACGTACTGGAGTTTTCCTttgaattcgtccgcgtggacttagttTATCtctttttatatttctataagTGCCTAATAAAAAGTTTATCTCTATTAATCATTCTTCGGGTTTTCAACTAAGTATATTCATGCATGTTCAGAAACACGccgataagtacctacctagcgaaatttaaaaaaaatgcttacaACCCCCTTGAAACTCTTTTTCTCCTATTGCTGGTTCTGGTAGCAATGCCTTCTGACACACTGGTAATTGATAGatttagagtttagactttagatggGTGAAAAGCAAttcgtaaaaatttatttatttgaataaaaatcttctCTACTCTAtgaaatattagtaggtacttaccatcAACATATTGCCAATCTGTATGTACAGGCAGTTTTGCAAACCTAGCTATACTGTCAACCAGCTCTTTAAGATCCCTAGTTTTTACAAAATGGTAAACAGTGCCGGATACCCTTGGCTGGTTTCCAAGTATTTCCTCAAGATACTTTCTCGCTGACTCCTCACTGAAGGTGTCTGCATCCTAAAATATATAGTCCACCACATTAATAAAAACTGGGCAAGCAAGTTAGAAcagataatcacactaatattataaaggcgaaagtttgtgtgtgtgtatgtttgttactccttcacgcaaaaactactggtcggATTGGTGGAATGGaagtagatattatcctggattagcacataggctactttttatgtcggaaaataaaagagttcccgcaggatatcGGAAAAACTtatttcacgcggacgaagtcgcgggcgtcagctagtataatataaagtagGGTTACATTCCAGTCTAGTTGGTATTAACTTTGGCTGTCAGTATTTCTTATAacagtagatttttttaaaactgtataaaaaacctaataatatgtaatttaagGAGTATCAGTCCAGGggtgaaccaatttttttcactgTTACTTTTTATGCTAGATAGGAAGTTAGGTACCCTGAAAAATCTTTTTACCATAGGCCTTGGGAAGCTGTAACAAGTTTCAGTGTACCAAACTGACTACTGCAGaaagtctataaataaaaaaattatacatgaATATACTTACATCCTTAGAAATATCCCTTTCTCTAGTAGGATAAGGCAAATCATTTTCAATAACTATAGTCACAAAGGCTAACAATAAGAAGAAGCCAAATAAGATTACTAAATATTTACTGGATATCTGAAAAAATAGGtctagttataaaattaaaaataggttaatcttctaataataataatcgtgaCTTGTCAAGGTAAGCTAACATTATGGCTGGCCGCAGTGGATTGGGCACATTGCTAAAATCTGCCTTGATTGCTTCTACACATTGAAGGAATTTATCCTTCTTCTACAATTTATATAACCTTTCAAAAAATATGAACACTGTAGTGCAGcagattttagatttttttgggATGGGATTATTCAGAAGCAAGCGACCCACCCCAGCTTGGCACAGGtgcttgaaattaaaaatagcttatgtcactcaggaagaatgtagctttctattcctgaaataattttcaaaaatggttcagtagtttcagagattacttcaTGCGAATAaccttacaaactttatctctttatgatattagtatagataacataggctattttgaTCAGGAATTGtaggcaaaagctagtttatgatattattaagaTTAGGGTTGAGATTAAGATAAATGggtaatataaattttttgtgacagattaatattgtaaaggatTCCACATAGAATCCTTTACAAAAACAAAGAATTTGAAGTCTAATCAAACCAGTTGTAAGTAACTGGTTTTATCAGTGATGGAATTTGGTAGCATGTGTGTGAGAGAGGAattcttaatattattagttaattTAAAGACATTCAACCCATTGTGATGGTTTTTCTCCATGGTCGTTAATCCCGAAATATGGAAGGCCTGATGATTGTTTGTTACTCTGCAAATGTTAATACAATATGTTTAGTTTAGTAAAGAGCGGTAAATAATgggggtaggtaggtatacctatgtcATTCAATGTTAAGTAAAATCTACATACTtagtaaataattacaatatgatacttaaattattattttttacttaatttgttAGACACTAGACATCTAAGCTATTCTACGAAAGtacacttaattattatttaagtatacatgcaataaataaaaataactataattttgaattgaacaggTTTTAACACCAAACACAAGTAGATACTACAGTAATAGGAATCTGGAATTATTACCTACAGTTGACACATAATATACTTGCTCAGATCTTTATTTACAAACAGTGCTACATTATATACAATtgataaaatcactattttAACTTACCGATGCAACAGCCATACTTTGAATTGTAGCAGACTGCAGAACAGGCCACACAGAACAATATTCACCAAATCATCACCAAAtacttaaatgaaataattattattgacttcCTATGTTAATGTTATGTTCTAATAAGCAGAATTCTtatttaacattaaaaatataccaaacattaaacaaacaacaaaaattcaaaaaagatGGCAAAAAGCAATCACAAATAGTGTTGTATCGATAGACTAATATCGATATTTTATCGATAGTTGAGGCAAACCATCATAGTAACTACAATCTACCGATAGTATACCACGTCGCAATACTATGCTATAGTATCCATTGCTTTTGTAATTATATGCTTGCAATACTGTCTATAGTATCGAATAGGTACTATATTTACTATACTATACAATCAATGAGGAAGGCAGATTTACGTGTTTGATGGCACTCTCTTCgtaaggtctatgtccagcagtggatacatacaggctgatggaatgaatgaatgaaaaaaatacaaTCGATATCCTGAATTGTCGAGATCAACTGTCGATAGTCAAACTATCGATAGTTTTTCAATCACTAATCACAAGGCAATTTGTTGACATTTGACACTGACAGGGGCTAATGTCAAGTcagtatcttttttttaacgtaGACTGAGAATGTGTAAAGCCCAAAGACATTACACTTACTAACTAGACTGCGTACCAAACATTTTTGTTAGGCTAAAATGAGATCTATTGTATTGTCTTAGGGTAGCTATTTCCATTATAATGGGTAGCTATCTAAAAGCGGTCCTGGTGAGAAGGCTTCCGGGGGTAGTGTGTCCTTGTCTGACGTCTTGCCAGCACAACAAATTATTGGGTTTGGTAGTAATggtagaaaattttatatttaacatttttatgattTACCAAAACGAACAATCTATAAACTTTGAaccttaattttaatatttctacagtttatgtgaataataattatctcgttgtatttagaaaataattcaTTAATACTGAGTATAAGTAGTACTTAAATGTTTGGGACTGGTAATACTAAATGCAAGATGGTGGTTTGTTAACTTGGTTGTTTGGTTGATTTTCGTGCTTCGATTTGCGATTGtgtaaattttcataataaacctgtttgtttttcatgaaaaatggTGAATTCATGTTGTGTAACAGGGTGCAAAAATGAATCTTATTCTGGTAGCAGCTTTTCTTTCCACAAGTAAGTAAAAACAACAATCGTATTCTTTAGGTTAACCATGAATTATGTGGATCAAAGATTTTTCTAGTCTTGTAGAAGTAGGCAGGATACGTCCCGACTGACTTAAATTGGAGATTTACACTaataatctactattataataaaaatgaatgtctGAAATGTTTGTACGCGCATAGCTTCCGAACGACTGCACCAAAttggatatttaattttttaatgtgtttGTTAGTATCAGGAGATGgttttgtcacactaatattataaaggcgaaagtttgtatgtgtgtgtgtgtgtgtacgtttgttactccttcacgctaaaactactggacggattgggctgaaatttagaatggagatagattatactctggattagcacataggttactttttatcccggaaaatcaaagaattcccacgggatttttaaaatacctacatccacgcgaacgaagtcgcgggcatcagctagtaaaaaatattattcaaaattcCCGGGCGAAGCTGGGTCGGGCAGCTAGTTTCTAATATAGAAAAATCTTAGTTCGAAGTTGGAAATACTGTCCGACGAACGGTGAAGCTCTTGACTTGCCCTCTATTACTTACGGGTCCTAAACATAGCTGGTATAATGTGGGTGATATTCACCTCTGCATACAcctttgggtaggtacctaacaaggTTACACTATGTTACGTTAACTTAAGTTGACTCGAATTTTTGTTAGTAACAGAAACTTAATCTATGTTAGTCATTATATTTCTTGTATTGTAGATTTCCGAAGAATGAAAATCAGAAATTGAAGTGGGGAAATGCAGTGCCTGGAAAAATCTCAAAATGGTCTGTTGTTTGCAGTGCACATTTTAAATGTGACGACTTTATTCCTGGTTATATTAGGAAAATGCTGAAACCTGATGCTGTTCCATCAATATTTCCTAAGGTGAGAATAAATCATCTGAGTGTGTCCATGCATTAACCTAATAACCTTGAAGATTCAAATATTGCAACgctatttttcaaataattctAATGAACTGATTTCCATAAAATTTCGTACACGTGTTAAGATCACGTGTCAACATAAACGTGTTGTACAACAAATATTTTGAAGTTTTAAACTTTTGGTGACGACGTTCCTATGAAAAGGTGGAAGTAAAACTTCGTGACGATTGCTAGTTTCTACTAGCAATCATCAAGGAGTTTACACGGTAGACAAGAGTAGGCTTTAGTTAGTACTTTAACTTGTTACTGTTTTTtgttccaaataaataaataaatggatcTTCTGCTCTGACCACACGGTAGTTAAGAGTAGACTTTAGTTAGGCGTTTAACTTGTAGCTATTATTGTTCCAAATAACTAAATAACGGAGCTTCTGCTCTGTTCTGCACCATTCTGCTCCAGtctactctttttttttttttattcactataggcaagcgcctgaccacaatcacacttgatggaaagtgatgatgtggtctaagatgggacgcgtttacctagaaggtgcctattcactcttgttttaaagatacccggattgtaattggtaggaaacacagatcgcgggagagtattccaaaccttagccatgcgtatgaggaatgaagacgcaaaacgtttcgtgcgtgtagatggaatgtcgacgacataaggatggaaactcgcccgacttATAACTTACTCTTAGTGTTCCATTAACTTCAAATTGCTTTACAGGTCGTGCCCtgcgaaaaaaaaatacatgttttAAGCAATATATGTCTAGAGGAAGGACCAGCACCAAAAATGATAAATCTGCAAGAAAGTGTCAAAAAAGAGATAAAGGAAAGTGTTTGCACGCAAACACCATCTGATGCAACTACTGCCACACCACGTAAAAAGAAATTACGTCGAGATGTCAAAGTCTTACAACAACGCCTGAAAAGACGTAATATAACTATTGATAACCTAAAATGTttgttaaaaatagttaaagaAAAGTGTGATAACTATTCTGAAGTTGAACAGATGGTCCAACATAATTTCGAAAACATTCACACAAGTTTAAATACGACAAAATCCAACACATCCAATAAATATTCAGATGAAATGAAATCGTTTGCTTTATCATTGTATTATTATTCTGCTAAAGCCTATTTGTTTTTGAGGAATCGTATTCCTTTACCTCACCCTGCAACTCTGCGAAGGATATTGGCGACGCATAAATGCAACGTGGGTTTTATGGCAGAAGTGATGGAATTCCTGAAGGTTAAGGCTGAGAACGTTGAAATGAACGTCGCTTTAATTTTTGATGCAATGGCCATCAAAGCTGGCAAGCAATATGATAAAGGGTCAGACAAGTATTGGGGTGGCGTTGATTTAGGTGGAATATTGACAAGTGATTCTGAAACATTTGCTACAGAAGCCTTAGTGTTTCAAATAGTATCTCTAAAAGAAAAATTTGTCTGCCCTATcgcttatttttttatagataagatttctgcgcatgTACAAGCTCAGCTCGTCCTGACAGCGATTCGTATGCTGGCTGACATTAATATTGTGGTGAGGTCTTTGACAGCGGATGGGACACAGGTAAACATAAAAACGTTTGAAATTCTGGGGTGCAATTTTACCCTTGCAAATATGAAAACACATTTTGATCACCCAATTAAATCAACTAAAGTATACTGCATACTTGACCCCGCCCATATGATTAAATTAGCCCGTAATTTATTTGCCGAAACTTGTTTGTCATCGGAAAAAGGGGATATTAAGTTCGCATATATACAGAAATTGCAAGATTTGCAAGAGGAAGAGGggctgaaattgaaaaataaattgactAGGGTGCATGTCGATTTTTTTGGCAAGAAAATGAATGTCAAATTAGCTGTTCAAGTACTCAGTTCCTCTGTGGCTGATGCAATTGACTATCTGAGGTCAATTGGTCATCCTAGCTTTGCTGGGAGTGAAGCCACAGTGGAATACCTACGGTACTTGAACAGACTGTTTGATGTTCTTAACGCCAATAATCCTATAGGGATGGGTTTCAAATCTCCTTTGCGACTTAACAATAAACACGTCTGGACACAGGTTTTCGAAGAAACAAGACATTACTTGACTGAACTTAAAGTCGATGGGAAAAATATAATGACCCATAGAAGGAAGACACCGGTTTTAGGACTGATAATAGACACTTACAGTTTTGCCGAATTAGCAACTGATTTGTTTGATGCTAATATGACCTACCTATTACCATACAAGGCATCACAAGACCACATTGAAATGTTTTTTTCATGCGTAAGAGCAAGAGGAGGGGCAAACGACAACCCTACTGCCCTTCAGTTTATGTTTACTATGCGAAAGTTGCTATTTAGTAACAGTGTCAGACCAAGCATTAATGCAAACTGCACAAATCCCGATTATGAAAATTCTGCAATACTTGAGTTCCGAAGTACCAAAAGATCGATCGTGGAAGAGAACACTGCAGATGAAAATGAGACAGATAAGAGTGATGTTCTTATGCACTTAGTAGACAGAACCGATTTATCGGAgtataaaaacaatatattgTACTATATATCTGGCTACATTGTAATGAAAATTTTAGACAAACTAACATGTCAACATTGCCGAGCCTTGCTCATAACGCATCGTACACATAAAGATCATGACTACTTGATTGATGTCTGTGAATTTTCTTCCTTTACAGCCTTTGTAGACAGAGGAGGGCTAAAATATGCTTCACCATTTGTGTTCGATGtagtaaaatatttagaaaaactttttttgctaATTTCTCCTGATTTACAGAGTTTGAATGTGAAAAAGATGCTTAACATGACTTTACATCATTTTTCCCCGAAAATTAAACGCATTTTGCCTGCCAACCAAAGCTCTGACGAATCTCACGAATTGGAATTGATTAAATGTATTGGtcaaaaatacttaaatttaaGACTTAGAAGCTACGGGAGGTCCTTAACCCTCAAGCACGTAGGTGATAAGGCTACATTACGACAAAAATTGCGTAAAACTGTATTGTTCAGCAATGTATAAAAACagatcattaaaaaattattgcaaattttagtcttttttttcgTCTAGAATATTGCATCACGTTCATTTGACATATcaatcatttaataataatattatgtagcttttTGTACTGACTCAATACGGAGTGAAAAGTTAGTAAGGTTGTTGTCAAATTAACGGTATGTCAGATGATACCTATTGTACAGAGAAGAAAACAGTACTTCCGACTCTTATGAGTAGGTACGCAGTAAGCTCGACCGAAGTTGCCGGCGCACGTGGGTAACGGTGTAACCTGCTTGCTATTTCACCTAACCTAATATTGTGTGAGAAACAGATAAGACTCAGTGTAGCGAGTACATGCgcatataatattttcagttatttagGCGTAAAATAGGAGATTTATTGGAGTTCAGTAAAAGACGAAATATCATTTTACTGCATCTAGTTAAAAGTCGGAATATACAAACAATATGTCCTGTGTTCTGTTTTATCATGGTCACCTAattagaaagggacacactACCAACGGGAGCCCTCTCATGCGGACCGGCTTTTTCGCCACAGTGCACAGTCTAGTTAGTAAGTGTAATGTCTTtggtaaagccagacgagaagaaaaaaaaaactgagaaTCCGTCTAcgttttttaaacttaatttttttttaatttattttacggccctggatatgACTCCTTTAAGACCAAACTTTATTTTAGCTTATGCCACTCATGGaactaataagtacctacttactacgtCGTAGTAGGTAGGACTTATTAGTTCCTGAAAAACTTCGCTGGTCCTGAAAAACTAATTCTAGTTCCATGATGCCAATTGATTGAGTCAAAGAGAATAACCTAATTTTCCCGTTATTTGTGAGTTATTATTCCGTGGTTGATGCTGTGTCCATTTCAGCACCAGAGTACTTTGTAAAATATCAGTCAAGACTTGGTCAAGACGTAGTCAAGACTGGTCAAGACCTTACAGGAGTGATATCCTGTATCCAGGGccgaaaaataaatttaaaaaaatcatttcagtCATTGCCACAGAGTACAGTACTGTCAAAAATTTTGTTTGTGATTTGTTCTTTTGTTCtttatatagtgatctgtggaTTTGTTTTCCAAAGAGAATAGGTATAATCACTATTTCTGATGGTTTTCTGCATGGttttctgtattaaaatatttttttctgttaggTGTCTTAAATAATGTCTGATCCAGAAGAATTTGAAGGTGAAATAGAATTCTTAGATGAAGATGCAGATATTGTCCAACAATGCGTGCTAAATGTTGAGAATAAGTTACTCAAAGCTGAGCCAGGCTCGCAAGATTCAGGGGCAGGCAGCACTCGGATGTTATATGAACTGCTCGTCGACAGTACTGATGAGAAACAAGAGAAGTTGAGAAGGAAACGTAAAAATGACGACGATAGCGATTACGATCCGAAGGAGGATTTACTTAGTATGCCTAATAGGAAAAGGAAACGACGACCAGCTGTGCCCCAAAATGTACAGCGCGAGCGACTAGTGGAGTTTGTTCCCAAGCCTCAGATTAAGAAGGATCCCTTTGACTACAAAATGGATTTGGGAACCCGCAGAAAACTGCAATTAAAAGTACCCGATTATGACGATCCTCTGTGTTTGCCCGTTCGAGCACTAAGAAAAGACTCTGTAGAGCTACAGAAACTTAAAAATTGGAATAATTTGTGTTTGGAACATTTCAAGAACTACGACAGTCTGTTAAGGGTTGATAAGTTACAACCAACAGTTGCATCTAAaaggattttagtttttaaaaatttacacaacAAAACGAGTGGTTAGCAGATTTTACAACTTGCAAAGTTTTATTACTGATTACTTTTGTTGacgaaagaaaaaaatgttatttcctCAAGTTACTGGCCCTTTTAAGTACTTGAATTATAAAACTTATTTGGTACTAAAGTAATTATTTTCAGagttgtatgaaaatttatggagaactctccagcatgcagatttcctcacaatgtttttcgtCACCATTAAAGCCggtgtatgaagtctaccaattcacACCTAGCTAGCATGGTGGACTTGACCtaaacccatctcattctgagagaagatctgTGGTCATTAGTGGCCCAGAAATGTGTTAATTGATGaaagtgataaaaatatttgttgtaaCTGTTTTCATTAAGTGGAAAGTGTTTATGTTAACTCTCATTTCTCCATTTTTTAGGCAAAATAGAAACAACAATGTCTGCCAAACTTagcattgaaaataaaaatggtgAGAAAAGAACAGAAGTAACTCAATCTGTCCTCCCTAAATACAGAGAGAAAAAGCTCCTTAATATCAGGTTGGTTTTAACTTCTAACTAATAACTTTGTTACTTAACTGTTTTTAAATATCAtataaaactatattatatacctaaccgttgagcctcaatagcttaacagttgaggagtggactgaattctgaaaggttggctgttcaaaccccacccgttgcactatcaTCTTCTGGCACAACCTTTactcttaattggaggggaaaggggagtatcagtcatgattagcatggctaatattctttaaaaaaaaacataaaatctgaaaaaaaaaacatataatattatcacctgctttaagcaattaatattatttggttttggtgaaggaaaatatcttgAAGAAATCTGAATATCTGTGAGTTAAcattgaagtctgccaatctgcacttaggTGGTGGCCTAACCCtcttcattctgaaaggagatccATGCTCTGTAGTGGGCTGGTGAAGGTTTGAAATGATGATCATGAATCCAGATTGGGTTAGATTGTTGCTCTAGACTTCAGAGTGCCTTTGGAAGAATTTAAAACTTCTATGATGTGCATACTATAATATAGAAAGGCTCTAGTATCAAGAAGCAGAATATTTTATTGCAGAATAACAAAGCCAAAGAAGCGTCGAGTATTCTATAGAAGAGATGAGGTGATATTAACAAAAGAGGTGGACAAAGGCAATGAATCACTTGTTGTGTACAAACCATCTGAGTCTTTGTCATTGGTCTACAAAATGTTTGATGACAAAGGGTAAGACATTCTGTATTATCTactttttaaattccattataatttataagtcaatccttgactgcgatctcaccttgtggtaagtgatgatccatgagtttaaaattaaagcagccTAGCTttgaagggatatggcagttttttaaatctatactaataaataaaattggagtgtctgtctgtaatttcgaaataactacctcatattaagctcatatggttatttgaactataccaacaccgaatcacacgtttttaaaatttttgtctgtctgtctgtctgtctgtctgtctgtctgtctgtctgtctgtctgtctgtctgtctgtctgtctgtctgtctgtttgaaaaggctaatcttgggaacggctgaaccgattttgacgggattttcacagacaagtagagaatttatcagggagtaacataggctacttttttaaccgactttcaaaaagggagttgtgtttttctacctatgtacaccgaaatctccgagatttctgaaccgatttacgtcatttcttttttaatcgatagaggaactttgcgacattgtttcataaaaaatttggagtccaactcctcaatcctgatgctgcaggggatctgaccaatccacgcgggcgaagctgcgggcatcagctagtcctatataaaaatatatttattcaatCATTCTTCATAATTCATAAAATTGATGTACCTACATAAGCGGACTTTAATACCTAAAAGGAAAAGGAtgataggtatttaatatttatgtcattttgtgaaattatttcTGACATACTGTGGAAATTT
The window above is part of the Maniola jurtina chromosome 5, ilManJurt1.1, whole genome shotgun sequence genome. Proteins encoded here:
- the LOC123865786 gene encoding uncharacterized protein LOC123865786; its protein translation is MVNSCCVTGCKNESYSGSSFSFHKFPKNENQKLKWGNAVPGKISKWSVVCSAHFKCDDFIPGYIRKMLKPDAVPSIFPKVVPCEKKIHVLSNICLEEGPAPKMINLQESVKKEIKESVCTQTPSDATTATPRKKKLRRDVKVLQQRLKRRNITIDNLKCLLKIVKEKCDNYSEVEQMVQHNFENIHTSLNTTKSNTSNKYSDEMKSFALSLYYYSAKAYLFLRNRIPLPHPATLRRILATHKCNVGFMAEVMEFLKVKAENVEMNVALIFDAMAIKAGKQYDKGSDKYWGGVDLGGILTSDSETFATEALVFQIVSLKEKFVCPIAYFFIDKISAHVQAQLVLTAIRMLADINIVVRSLTADGTQVNIKTFEILGCNFTLANMKTHFDHPIKSTKVYCILDPAHMIKLARNLFAETCLSSEKGDIKFAYIQKLQDLQEEEGLKLKNKLTRVHVDFFGKKMNVKLAVQVLSSSVADAIDYLRSIGHPSFAGSEATVEYLRYLNRLFDVLNANNPIGMGFKSPLRLNNKHVWTQVFEETRHYLTELKVDGKNIMTHRRKTPVLGLIIDTYSFAELATDLFDANMTYLLPYKASQDHIEMFFSCVRARGGANDNPTALQFMFTMRKLLFSNSVRPSINANCTNPDYENSAILEFRSTKRSIVEENTADENETDKSDVLMHLVDRTDLSEYKNNILYYISGYIVMKILDKLTCQHCRALLITHRTHKDHDYLIDVCEFSSFTAFVDRGGLKYASPFVFDVVKYLEKLFLLISPDLQSLNVKKMLNMTLHHFSPKIKRILPANQSSDESHELELIKCIGQKYLNLRLRSYGRSLTLKHVGDKATLRQKLRKTVLFSNV
- the LOC123865573 gene encoding zinc finger protein 624-like, translating into MSDPEEFEGEIEFLDEDADIVQQCVLNVENKLLKAEPGSQDSGAGSTRMLYELLVDSTDEKQEKLRRKRKNDDDSDYDPKEDLLSMPNRKRKRRPAVPQNVQRERLVEFVPKPQIKKDPFDYKMDLGTRRKLQLKVPDYDDPLCLPVRALRKDSVELQKLKNWNNLCLEHFKNYDSLLRVDKLQPTVASKRILVFKNLHNKTSGKIETTMSAKLSIENKNGEKRTEVTQSVLPKYREKKLLNIRITKPKKRRVFYRRDEVILTKEVDKGNESLVVYKPSESLSLVYKMFDDKGDEGESVNEDEDRRYLKEVASCKMCAPCYQTSWRAFKTTNNKKILCSICKRPCISLYNMLAHMKSHPYAAVRACKKEIAQCLASAVEYHYKCKICDEKFLSIMALRSHVKTHKGTDSFRCEVCDRNITS